In the genome of Oryzias melastigma strain HK-1 linkage group LG19, ASM292280v2, whole genome shotgun sequence, the window aaatctttaaagaataaacagataaataaaatccTAGTAAGATTAGGGAATTTCCTGAAAATGACATGACTTGAACTGGAAAACACATCTTCATGGTAGCTTTAACAAAAATGCGGTTCATGAAAGACACACTTGAATTGTGGCAAACTAACCAACAACTGTGTGGTCATACTTAAGCCTGTTGTggtaattttaacattttttgctctgatttctcaaacagatttttctcttagaataataaagatattttttttcagtgttctttatttatttctgaaaagtgaaaaaaagaaaatcagattaaaacaaacaaaaattcaaatttaaccTAAATTAAATCCTGCTAAAAAGTATTCATGACAGCTTCACTTATATTACAGTTGTCATCAAATTAGTTATTTAGTAAAGAGATCAATCAGATATTCAAACATTCTTGTAGAGTTTAGTTATGACGAATGTCTTTACAAATCTATGTTAGTCGCACACTCTTTAACAACAGGAAAACCTCTCAGGACAACAAATACTTGTAGCAAATgttcttaaaagaaaacaggTAGATACATTCTGCAGGCACTCTGTTGGAAGTTAAGTTAAGTGGAGTACTGAGGCCCGTGTTGTGAAATAAGTGGCTCTCTCTCCCCATTTTCCACGGCGGAAACACTTAGAAGTATTTTGCTTTGACCCTCTGCGTCTTGGTCCTTCAGAAAAACCGCATTGCTGGAAGAGGCGACCTGCAACATGACAGTCAGACAAGAATATGACACATCTGCACATCAAAGTGGAAAAACTGCCTTTTAATCAGGAATTCCTATGGTTTATTGttggataatttttttttacagttgcaAGAATCCTCACAGAttcactcaaatgaaaatattcttgGGGATTTTTCTAAAGATTGAGGActtgttaagaaaattaagcttaaaaattaatttctgagtatttctttgttcaaatcattgtgaatcaggagcagtttTTCTTATGAGATCCTGAGGTACCGCCTTTCGCTGCTTGTGGgcgccgcccatttcatgacgttaTCCAGCTTATCCTCGTTTCGCTCACGAAAACAAataacatccaaacttttgcaaggATGGATGTGCATACTGTATCTCTGCCTGTAGTAGCCCTGGCAATCGCTACAAAGGTTGTAGCGATTGCCAgggctagctagctagcagctGATAACCACTAACTGAGTGGCGACGTTAGTGGTTGAGCATTGCTAGCTGGCCGGTGAAGCTAGCAGCTGACCACCGCTAGCTAAGCCTTGAAGCTAGCTGTAAATTTAGAGGATGATCAATGCTGGCTGAGTGGCGAAGCTAGCGGTGATgttagcggctgatcaccgctagctgagcagcaaagttaGCGGTGCAGTTAGAGGCTAATCAATGATGCCTGAGCAGCAAAGCTAGTGGTTGAGCGGGCGGCAATGTTAGTGGCTGATTAcagctagctgagcggcaaagctaGCAGCAATGTTAGCTACTGATCACTGCCAGCTAAGCAGCAAAGCTAGTGGCCCAGTTAGCAGCTGATTAGCGCTTGCTGAGCTGCAAAGGTAGCAGCAACGTTAGCGGCTGATCACAGCTAGCTGAGCTGGATATTTGGGtctttgtgttagcctgggggcggagctggcagccCAGACTCTGCCTAAAAGGGGCACTTctcaatttgtgacatcacaaagtgaggacTCACTCATTTCTGTGGATTGGGAGGGTCTGGTGCTCAGAGCCCAGGTTTTTAAAGGAATGCACAGAAATGTGTGagcagatcaaaataccacttagGGGCTGTTCATGGTGAGGATAGAATAAACATGATACActtcaaagctcaaaaagtttattttttatgacatagGGCCTTTAAAAAGTCTGGTATTCCTAAATGTGTTGACTTTTTCAAAATGACTCTACCTGTGATCCTTTCTGGTGACGGGGACGACAGGCGATGACGACAATAAAGGAGAACGTCGCCACCAGAACGGCGGCACACGACAAGATGAAGAGCAGGTTCGCGTTATCTGCAggaaatggagagaaaatatttaataggTCACGATGTGAAGCTGTATCTAATCAGGTGTTTACGTCGATGATGTACAGGTCATTTATTGAGTTTCATAGTCATAATTTCTTTCTGCCAAGTGAtaagaacaaatgtttaaagcCTGATGCTATCTGAGCAAAATGCAGATATAATGATGATAGAATTCAGCTCACAGTCGCAGACACAACATCTCAACTCTGAATGGATCACAGAGACGGAAAATCGATTGAATACAGCAGACATGTGAGGAAAAGGGTGATCACTGCGCTTTGATTGTAGAACCAATGCAGTGTGAGAAACCACATGATCATCTGCAAAGATCATCAATTTTCCACCCTTTTGATAAAGCAGCAGCTTAATTATAAGCATCCAAATCACGCCTTAATTCATTAATCAAGTAGTTTAAACTAAAAccccaaaaacatcaaagtatCGATCtggaattatacattttttccagttttcttgtTTGTCCAGTTTTCATAACTTGAGTTTCTAATCTTAGAGCTCATTTCTGTACTATTACAACATCTCAAAGTCACACATAAGAGTTTCATATTatcagaaaatgttctttttctttgctttgctACAGTTTGGTTTGTCGGCTCACAGTTCCTGCGGACGTAGAGGCTGAAGGACGTCTGCAGCTTGCTGATGTCGTTGCGAACGCTCATGTCCAGACACTGGACGCCGGCGGTGGTGAAGGTGTGGTTGAGCTGCAGGCTGTTGTCGTACAGCATGGTCAGCGTGCAGCCCTCAGAGCTGTCGGGCGCACAGTTTTTGAGGAAACGCCAGCACACCCACATTGGAggactgaagaaaaaagaaacatttttaaaaaagctttttttattctcatgtTTGACGTCTATTAATGTGAATTTAGTGGAGCTTACCTTCCATCTACATGGAAGGCCAAACTGGCGTTTTGAGAGACCGCGTAGTTCGGCTGTCCTTTCATCTTGACGTTTTTTACAGCATCTGCAAATTAATACGGTTCATTTTGgggaataaaatattgatttttcatattaataaataatactGGAATACAGTTTCTCAACCCTTTCTtgtatccaggctggggactggcacagggacACCCAGATTAGGGCCCCCTTGAGGCTACATGGTTAGGTACTGGCGTAGAGCGTCTTTCACTGGTTGAGGGGCGCCCCTGGGATATGAACCCTGGTTTCTCATGCACCAGTCCTACTTGCAACAAACTAAGCCATCAAGACACAACCCTGTCTTTTATCTGGGCTAGGTACTGGCACAGGGAAACCCAGTCTTTGGACTCCTTGaggctacatagttaggcaggAGTGTAGAGGGTCTTGCCTAGGTCTTGCCACTGGTCGAGGGGGTGCCCCTGGGATACGAACCTTGGTTTCTCACGCACTGGTCCAACTTGCAGGGAAC includes:
- the tmem130 gene encoding transmembrane protein 130 isoform X3, translated to MCDYRKLQGWILVLLPAVVWTASPMVDLENIAGKLVFYQMEGNATYVRDTGELASDVPTETMFELYDPQKNFSKTNFSYTWDLGNGKVIKGSQPVVRYHYTESGNYTLRLKLGANMTDSAEISVVYSRDVQVLDAVKNVKMKGQPNYAVSQNASLAFHVDGSPPMWVCWRFLKNCAPDSSEGCTLTMLYDNSLQLNHTFTTAGVQCLDMSVRNDISKLQTSFSLYVRRNYNANLLFILSCAAVLVATFSFIVVIACRPRHQKGSQVASSSNAVFLKDQDAEGQSKILLSVSAVENGEREPLISQHGPQYST
- the tmem130 gene encoding transmembrane protein 130 isoform X1, giving the protein MCDYRKLQGWILVLLPAVVWTASPMVDLGMLSTKSFFFFFLPQLKAFCVFDLENIAGKLVFYQMEGNATYVRDTGELASDVPTETMFELYDPQKNFSKTNFSYTWDLGNGKVIKGSQPVVRYHYTESGNYTLRLKLGANMTDSAEISVVYSRDVQVLDAVKNVKMKGQPNYAVSQNASLAFHVDGSPPMWVCWRFLKNCAPDSSEGCTLTMLYDNSLQLNHTFTTAGVQCLDMSVRNDISKLQTSFSLYVRRNYNANLLFILSCAAVLVATFSFIVVIACRPRHQKGSQVASSSNAVFLKDQDAEGQSKILLSVSAVENGEREPLISQHGPQYST
- the tmem130 gene encoding transmembrane protein 130 isoform X4; the protein is MERKLQGWILVLLPAVVWTASPMVDLENIAGKLVFYQMEGNATYVRDTGELASDVPTETMFELYDPQKNFSKTNFSYTWDLGNGKVIKGSQPVVRYHYTESGNYTLRLKLGANMTDSAEISVVYSRDVQVLDAVKNVKMKGQPNYAVSQNASLAFHVDGSPPMWVCWRFLKNCAPDSSEGCTLTMLYDNSLQLNHTFTTAGVQCLDMSVRNDISKLQTSFSLYVRRNYNANLLFILSCAAVLVATFSFIVVIACRPRHQKGSQVASSSNAVFLKDQDAEGQSKILLSVSAVENGEREPLISQHGPQYST
- the tmem130 gene encoding transmembrane protein 130 isoform X2, translating into MERKLQGWILVLLPAVVWTASPMVDLGMLSTKSFFFFFLPQLKAFCVFDLENIAGKLVFYQMEGNATYVRDTGELASDVPTETMFELYDPQKNFSKTNFSYTWDLGNGKVIKGSQPVVRYHYTESGNYTLRLKLGANMTDSAEISVVYSRDVQVLDAVKNVKMKGQPNYAVSQNASLAFHVDGSPPMWVCWRFLKNCAPDSSEGCTLTMLYDNSLQLNHTFTTAGVQCLDMSVRNDISKLQTSFSLYVRRNYNANLLFILSCAAVLVATFSFIVVIACRPRHQKGSQVASSSNAVFLKDQDAEGQSKILLSVSAVENGEREPLISQHGPQYST